The following proteins are co-located in the Candidatus Phytoplasma asteris genome:
- a CDS encoding transporter substrate-binding domain-containing protein translates to MHFSVFGWHFSTKTKKQNLQKYSKTLKVAMTNSSIPNTFKATNQKNAIKATNGEYIAGFDIDLIKDVAERLEYNLEIHVFDFAGVLTALEQGTVDLAITTLSITDQRKENFIVSKAYTQTATSMVVRKKDDRFKEIVENKKIEYKDFCQKLKEKGAPQKPIKFVTVTSTAAIKMIEDEITNKDDIKSHVKKNNELTSPPACFQDVLQGKSDIFVIDSYLARCACQKEDDLVYFDMTSDDSKYSVCPQGLGIFLPKGEKEIRSLELKEKMDKILCDLKLVTKDENQSLQDIIDLKEKRKNLTKDNDKYNQIDNKIKKIESESETRLKTVFDNHKDMLSKSTTWHQIKETFPSYLEGLKTTLILAIDGLIIGFLFATSYTLIKNSQSHNKIILNINKGTTYFLDTFFFILKGIPVAAQAMLVFYGIGYLCKDLFEIKRLYAGLFVLVLNSLANINVILMQNIKFLDKGQIEAAHSLGMNQKQVFFSIIFPQTLKRSVPFIIQQFITNIKDSSFFAIIGIAELSWQAQSNMGSTFNPILPFVMISCFYLSIISIANLLDKIFSKNIINLNK, encoded by the coding sequence TTGCATTTTTCAGTATTTGGATGGCATTTTTCAACCAAAACAAAAAAACAAAATCTTCAAAAATATTCCAAAACTTTAAAAGTAGCAATGACTAATAGTTCTATTCCCAATACTTTTAAAGCTACAAATCAAAAAAACGCTATAAAAGCTACAAATGGCGAATATATAGCAGGATTCGATATAGATTTAATCAAGGATGTAGCTGAAAGATTAGAGTATAATTTAGAAATTCATGTCTTTGATTTTGCAGGAGTTCTAACTGCCTTAGAGCAAGGAACTGTAGATTTGGCAATTACAACTTTAAGTATTACAGACCAAAGAAAAGAAAATTTCATAGTTTCTAAAGCATACACACAAACTGCAACAAGCATGGTAGTAAGAAAAAAAGATGACAGATTCAAAGAAATAGTTGAAAATAAAAAAATAGAATATAAGGATTTTTGCCAAAAATTAAAAGAAAAAGGTGCACCTCAAAAACCAATTAAATTTGTAACAGTTACTAGCACTGCTGCAATCAAAATGATTGAAGATGAAATAACAAATAAAGATGATATCAAATCACATGTTAAAAAAAACAACGAATTAACTAGTCCTCCTGCATGTTTTCAAGATGTTTTACAAGGAAAATCAGATATTTTTGTAATAGATAGTTATTTGGCTAGATGTGCTTGTCAAAAAGAAGATGACTTAGTATATTTTGATATGACCTCAGATGATTCAAAATATTCTGTTTGTCCTCAAGGTTTAGGGATATTTTTGCCTAAAGGAGAAAAAGAAATCCGAAGCCTAGAATTAAAAGAAAAAATGGATAAAATTTTATGCGATTTAAAATTAGTTACAAAAGATGAAAACCAAAGTTTACAAGACATTATAGATTTAAAGGAAAAACGTAAAAATTTAACAAAAGACAACGATAAATACAACCAAATAGACAATAAAATAAAAAAAATAGAAAGTGAATCAGAAACAAGATTAAAAACAGTTTTTGACAACCACAAAGACATGCTTTCTAAAAGCACTACTTGGCATCAAATCAAAGAAACTTTTCCATCTTATCTAGAAGGACTCAAAACCACTTTAATTTTAGCTATTGATGGTCTTATTATTGGTTTTTTATTTGCAACTTCATATACTTTAATTAAAAACTCTCAATCCCATAATAAAATAATATTAAATATTAACAAAGGAACAACTTATTTTTTAGATACTTTTTTTTTTATTTTAAAAGGAATTCCTGTAGCTGCCCAAGCAATGCTTGTTTTTTATGGTATTGGTTATCTTTGCAAAGATCTTTTTGAAATTAAACGTTTGTATGCAGGTCTTTTTGTTTTAGTACTTAATTCTTTGGCAAACATTAATGTAATTTTAATGCAAAATATTAAATTCTTAGATAAAGGACAAATTGAAGCCGCTCATTCTTTAGGGATGAACCAAAAGCAAGTTTTTTTCTCTATTATCTTCCCCCAAACTTTAAAAAGATCAGTGCCTTTTATTATCCAACAATTCATCACAAACATTAAGGATAGTTCTTTTTTTGCCATTATAGGAATTGCCGAACTTTCTTGGCAAGCACAAAGCAATATGGGCTCTACCTTTAATCCGATTCTGCCTTTTGTAATGATATCTTGTTTTTATTTAAGCATCATTAGTATTGCTAATTTATTAGATAAAATATTTTCCAAAAATATCATTAATTTAAATAAGTAA
- a CDS encoding substrate-binding periplasmic protein has protein sequence MFGWFKKEKINQEQRQSESNISEKTTTNNKDESILKVGVMNNVAPNVFKVLETHKDTIKSQNTGEYVAGFDIDLIKEIAENLELKLEIYVFDFKGILGALNQNKIDLSITSMSITEERAKTLDVSKAYTQTETSMVVRKSDKRFDDLRKTKEIDYDSFCDKLKDLGREKPISFITFQNTTAIPIIDKIQKQVNEDQIIRIKKDNELDSHTACFQNIKLKKSDIFIIDSYLAMVACKINDDLDYFYMTSNNLENSACTQGLGIFFPKEEKNDEDRRIPNLKKSINESLVKLNLVKKDDKGKFQDIIDLKKTT, from the coding sequence GTGTTTGGTTGGTTTAAAAAAGAAAAGATAAATCAAGAACAAAGACAATCAGAATCAAACATTTCAGAAAAAACAACTACAAACAACAAAGACGAAAGCATTTTAAAAGTTGGAGTAATGAATAATGTTGCTCCTAATGTTTTTAAAGTTTTAGAAACTCACAAAGATACTATCAAATCTCAAAACACTGGTGAATACGTAGCAGGTTTCGATATTGATTTAATCAAAGAAATAGCAGAAAATTTAGAACTGAAATTAGAAATCTATGTCTTTGATTTTAAAGGTATTTTAGGCGCTTTAAATCAAAATAAAATTGATTTATCAATTACTTCTATGAGCATTACAGAAGAAAGGGCAAAAACTCTTGACGTTTCTAAAGCTTATACACAGACAGAAACAAGCATGGTAGTAAGAAAAAGCGACAAAAGATTTGATGATTTAAGAAAAACTAAAGAAATAGATTATGACTCATTTTGTGACAAATTAAAAGATTTAGGAAGAGAAAAACCCATTTCATTTATAACATTTCAAAATACTACTGCTATCCCCATAATTGACAAAATACAAAAACAAGTTAATGAAGACCAAATAATACGCATCAAAAAAGACAATGAATTAGATAGTCATACTGCATGTTTTCAAAATATTAAATTAAAAAAATCTGATATTTTCATTATAGATAGTTATTTGGCGATGGTAGCTTGTAAAATAAATGATGATCTAGATTATTTTTATATGACTTCAAATAACTTAGAAAATTCCGCTTGTACTCAAGGTTTGGGAATATTTTTCCCCAAAGAAGAAAAAAATGATGAAGATAGAAGAATACCAAATTTAAAAAAAAGCATAAATGAATCGTTGGTAAAATTGAATTTAGTTAAAAAAGATGATAAAGGCAAATTCCAAGACATCATAGATTTAAAAAAAACAACTTAA
- a CDS encoding ABC transporter permease subunit: MLIYYGVGYICKDIFEITPFSVGLIVLILNSLARITMILMQNINFLDKGQIEAALSLGMNSKQVFIYITCPQALKRSVPFIMQQLITNIKDSYFFAIIGVAELSWQAQSNMGSTFNPILPFVTISCFYLIIISITNLSNKLLEKKLNYYNQKHNEIFKKSTL; encoded by the coding sequence ATGCTTATTTATTATGGAGTTGGCTATATATGTAAAGATATTTTTGAAATTACTCCTTTTAGTGTAGGACTTATAGTTTTAATCCTTAATTCTTTAGCAAGAATTACGATGATTTTGATGCAAAATATCAATTTTTTGGATAAAGGACAAATTGAAGCTGCCCTTTCTTTAGGAATGAATTCAAAACAAGTTTTTATCTATATTACTTGCCCCCAAGCCTTAAAAAGATCAGTGCCTTTTATTATGCAACAATTAATTACCAACATTAAGGATAGTTATTTTTTTGCCATTATAGGAGTTGCCGAACTTTCTTGGCAAGCACAAAGCAATATGGGCTCTACCTTTAATCCGATTCTACCTTTTGTTACAATATCTTGTTTTTACTTAATCATTATCAGCATTACTAATTTATCAAACAAATTATTAGAAAAAAAATTAAATTATTACAACCAAAAGCATAATGAAATATTTAAAAAATCAACACTATAA
- a CDS encoding transporter substrate-binding domain-containing protein has protein sequence MATTNDSAPNVFGLLNRTSDSLKAKNKENIAGFEISLIKKIADKLNLELEINVLDFEGVLAALNQEKIDVAITCMSITEERSKKLDHSKAYALFRFFRQILSLKLFFKT, from the coding sequence GTGGCAACAACTAACGATTCTGCTCCTAATGTTTTTGGGTTATTAAATCGTACATCAGATTCTTTGAAAGCCAAAAATAAAGAAAATATAGCAGGGTTTGAGATAAGTTTAATCAAAAAAATAGCTGATAAACTAAATTTGGAATTAGAAATCAATGTTTTAGATTTTGAAGGAGTTTTAGCTGCTTTAAACCAAGAAAAAATTGATGTAGCAATTACATGCATGAGCATTACAGAAGAAAGAAGCAAAAAACTTGATCATTCTAAGGCTTATGCGCTGTTCCGTTTTTTTAGACAAATTTTGTCTTTAAAATTGTTCTTTAAGACTTAA
- a CDS encoding IS3 family transposase, which yields MKKIAKIIEKEKQKNKLLQTLMKKNQKTDKKTVFELVKQFNQKLNLTTILKTIKTKRSTYYYWLKVKNKIKAKKEKYLLQQNRIKALCLQEKYFCGHRKITDLYQKTFNENITKKKIYTIMKENGIFCRLRIKKNKYYYKNNLKAKLKVVDNLINQDFISTKPMKKLFTDITYFKTPQGFLYFSCIIDSFNNQIIASHTSKHQNKELVLNTIQKLPLLKEPCIIHSDQGTVYQSQKVQQTLIKKGFLISMSRKATPRDNAVIENFFGQMKTILQHQHPFLFQKSPEKVKKIINYFPKFWNNQWILAKLNYSSPSQYCQNFR from the coding sequence ATGAAAAAAATAGCTAAAATAATAGAAAAAGAGAAACAAAAAAATAAATTATTACAAACTCTAATGAAAAAAAACCAAAAAACTGATAAAAAAACTGTTTTCGAATTAGTTAAACAATTTAATCAAAAACTAAATTTAACAACCATTTTAAAAACTATCAAAACCAAAAGAAGCACTTATTATTATTGGTTGAAAGTCAAAAATAAAATAAAAGCCAAAAAAGAAAAATACTTATTACAACAAAATCGCATCAAAGCTTTATGTTTACAAGAAAAATATTTTTGCGGTCATCGTAAAATCACTGATTTATACCAAAAAACTTTTAACGAAAACATTACCAAGAAAAAAATTTATACTATTATGAAAGAAAACGGTATTTTTTGTCGTTTAAGAATTAAAAAAAATAAATATTATTATAAAAATAATTTAAAAGCTAAATTAAAAGTGGTAGACAATTTAATTAATCAAGACTTTATATCAACTAAACCCATGAAAAAACTATTTACCGACATAACTTATTTCAAAACTCCCCAAGGATTTTTATATTTTTCTTGTATTATTGATTCTTTCAACAACCAAATTATCGCTTCCCACACTTCCAAACATCAAAATAAAGAATTAGTTTTAAACACCATCCAAAAATTACCTCTATTAAAAGAACCTTGTATCATTCATTCCGACCAAGGCACAGTTTATCAATCACAAAAAGTCCAACAAACACTAATTAAAAAAGGTTTTTTAATCAGCATGTCGAGAAAAGCTACTCCACGTGATAACGCTGTAATTGAAAACTTTTTCGGCCAAATGAAAACTATCTTACAACATCAACATCCTTTTTTATTTCAAAAATCACCTGAAAAAGTTAAAAAAATAATCAATTATTTCCCTAAATTTTGGAACAATCAATGGATTTTAGCTAAATTAAATTATTCATCACCTTCTCAATATTGTCAAAATTTTAGATAA
- a CDS encoding toprim domain-containing protein, producing MNFQEKIKNIQINFPMSVLLKKLNIIPPKFNPKYRFPCPIHQGQNPTCCHLTSDNKIHCWKCCKDYDIIDVYMEIRGIKTFNNALEKINNFMKTQEFKILIEQQNLTPNISCEPFKYQFHHNKINNPIDEKEINATKTQLFKEISPLFNQIRDYYHYLLTTNRNNESHLGLEYLTQKRKLTLETIKEFKLGYAPLSDKPLSFRLVNYCKKQNIDTTKLIEYGFIKDKTNQQNKTYYHDTFHGSIIIPIENGYNKTFHFYQNNFREVSYFQPKYKSLNNFSQTPTFHFSYRFFEALPSIKQTKTIIIHEGFFDVISCWQNGIKNVVGLICVAQLLSKSQIEILKKENIKVIIALDNDETGGKRSEALGEQLKEAKILYEIRRILPPYDKTCKDVDDLLRQFGKEAYQKCFLDPYITYEEAKNKIIVDLAIYFFGKDKVEIID from the coding sequence ATGAATTTTCAAGAAAAAATAAAAAATATTCAAATCAACTTTCCTATGTCAGTTTTATTAAAAAAATTAAATATAATACCACCAAAATTCAATCCCAAATATCGTTTTCCTTGTCCCATTCATCAAGGACAAAACCCAACTTGTTGCCATTTAACTTCAGATAATAAAATTCATTGTTGGAAATGTTGTAAAGATTACGATATTATTGATGTTTATATGGAAATAAGAGGAATTAAAACCTTCAATAACGCTCTTGAAAAAATCAATAACTTTATGAAAACTCAAGAATTTAAAATCTTAATCGAGCAACAAAATTTAACCCCTAATATTTCTTGCGAACCTTTTAAATATCAATTCCACCACAATAAAATCAACAACCCAATTGATGAAAAAGAAATTAACGCTACAAAAACACAATTATTTAAAGAAATATCACCTTTATTTAACCAAATTAGAGATTATTATCATTATTTATTAACCACTAACCGAAATAATGAATCTCACCTAGGATTAGAATATTTAACCCAAAAAAGAAAATTAACTCTAGAAACTATTAAAGAATTTAAACTAGGTTATGCCCCATTATCTGATAAACCTTTATCTTTTCGTTTAGTAAATTATTGTAAAAAGCAAAATATCGATACAACAAAATTAATCGAATATGGTTTTATCAAAGATAAAACCAATCAACAAAATAAAACATATTATCACGATACTTTTCATGGTTCCATCATTATCCCCATTGAAAACGGATATAATAAAACATTTCATTTTTATCAAAATAACTTTCGCGAAGTTTCTTATTTCCAACCTAAATATAAATCACTCAATAATTTTAGTCAAACACCTACTTTTCATTTCAGTTATCGTTTTTTTGAAGCGTTACCTTCTATTAAACAAACGAAAACCATCATTATTCATGAAGGTTTTTTCGATGTCATTAGTTGTTGGCAAAACGGGATTAAAAACGTTGTCGGTCTCATTTGTGTCGCTCAACTACTTTCTAAATCACAAATAGAAATTCTTAAAAAAGAAAATATCAAAGTCATTATCGCCTTAGATAACGACGAAACAGGGGGAAAACGCAGTGAAGCCTTAGGTGAACAACTTAAAGAAGCAAAAATTTTATACGAAATTAGACGCATTTTACCACCTTATGATAAAACTTGTAAAGATGTTGATGATTTATTACGCCAATTCGGAAAAGAAGCATATCAAAAATGTTTTTTAGACCCATACATTACTTATGAAGAGGCTAAAAATAAAATCATAGTCGATTTAGCTATTTATTTTTTTGGAAAAGACAAAGTAGAAATAATTGATTAA
- a CDS encoding replicative DNA helicase, with amino-acid sequence MLTNEQKALKQLINYIEQGQWEKLNLYCQIINPKNLLNPKNTKIFTALKYLFLEKQTSHPWDKPTTKSIIIKELLIYLQTNFPQYNFTLDSLNYLNDDFNNQNNNHVLDNLKHTYTQEKLFQQLIKIISPTYENQDPYHKNLYYQEIFDKLRNFISSIPHKNDKTHFTLNQMASLHPEFFDTDNQSKQKIQEEYCRLSETFKGLNQSTKGFKKGQIITIGGYTGLGKTTFVYNLLLDIAKTKHKEISHYPHILVFSYEMTLEENLNRLLAHQTQIPLDVILDKNFEDANITPLKYTERMKIAKQFFANINLSFSYDKSKNIDYVIDLVYRFYLEKQAEIIVIDHLQITKTTNHLENDRLAIDEIMTKLKKLAIELNIVIIILSQFSRDIYSNYQGKSPEITALKGSGGIETNSDIVLMMSEFKPKLSKDKEKPINIYNSTLEELYSDYNDNENQKIIEVCIKKNRSGTKKTLIYHFEMTTQTFQEIGYVLPYKIETYY; translated from the coding sequence ATGTTAACCAACGAACAAAAAGCGTTAAAACAATTAATAAATTATATCGAACAAGGCCAATGGGAAAAGTTAAACCTTTACTGCCAAATAATCAACCCCAAAAATCTACTTAACCCCAAAAATACAAAAATATTTACAGCTTTAAAATATTTATTTTTAGAAAAACAAACATCTCATCCATGGGACAAACCCACTACAAAATCCATTATTATCAAAGAGTTATTAATATATTTACAAACTAATTTCCCACAATATAATTTTACTTTAGATTCTTTAAATTATTTAAATGATGATTTTAATAACCAAAATAATAATCATGTTTTAGATAATCTAAAACATACCTATACCCAAGAAAAACTATTTCAACAATTAATAAAAATCATTAGCCCCACATATGAAAACCAAGACCCCTACCACAAAAATTTATATTACCAAGAAATATTTGATAAATTAAGAAATTTTATCTCTTCAATCCCCCATAAAAACGATAAAACACACTTTACTTTAAACCAAATGGCCTCTTTGCATCCTGAATTTTTTGACACAGATAATCAATCAAAACAAAAAATACAAGAAGAATATTGCCGTTTATCCGAAACTTTTAAAGGACTCAACCAATCCACAAAAGGATTCAAAAAAGGCCAAATAATCACTATTGGGGGGTATACTGGATTAGGTAAAACAACTTTTGTCTACAATCTTCTTTTAGATATAGCCAAAACCAAACACAAAGAAATATCTCATTATCCTCATATTTTGGTATTTTCTTATGAAATGACCTTAGAAGAAAATTTAAATCGTTTATTAGCCCACCAAACTCAAATTCCTCTAGATGTTATTTTAGATAAAAATTTTGAAGATGCCAATATCACACCTCTCAAATACACGGAAAGGATGAAAATAGCAAAACAATTTTTTGCAAACATAAATTTATCATTTAGTTATGATAAAAGCAAAAATATTGATTATGTAATTGATTTAGTTTATCGTTTTTATTTAGAAAAACAAGCAGAAATTATCGTAATTGACCACCTTCAAATAACCAAAACCACAAACCACTTAGAAAATGACCGTCTAGCAATTGATGAAATCATGACTAAATTAAAAAAATTAGCCATTGAATTAAACATTGTTATTATCATTTTATCTCAATTTTCAAGAGATATATACAGCAATTATCAAGGTAAATCACCAGAAATAACAGCTTTAAAAGGAAGTGGCGGAATTGAAACTAACTCAGATATCGTCTTAATGATGTCTGAATTCAAACCCAAACTATCCAAAGACAAAGAAAAGCCCATAAATATATATAATTCAACCTTAGAAGAACTATATTCAGACTATAATGACAATGAAAATCAAAAAATAATCGAAGTATGTATCAAAAAAAATAGAAGTGGTACCAAAAAAACCTTAATTTATCACTTTGAAATGACCACTCAAACCTTCCAAGAAATCGGTTATGTTTTACCTTATAAAATAGAAACTTATTATTAA
- the tmk gene encoding dTMP kinase, whose protein sequence is MKLIIFEGLDGSGKTSLIKSVQQELAKQSNEVIVIRGLGSSTIGNSIRETFLTHNNLHNLTRYFLSFANMIQTQEECIKPQLKTNKIILVDRWLGSNFAYRVYPSKIDKNYHIFNNLSKKFIKPDITIYLKIHPQLGLERKINQKNHQLDVIETSSLTYFQQVEKGYFEFLKKQNIGTKIILNNMNDKDAKFNQQYIIKKIGEIKNGNNN, encoded by the coding sequence ATGAAATTAATTATCTTCGAAGGACTTGACGGTAGCGGAAAAACAAGTCTAATAAAAAGCGTTCAACAAGAATTAGCAAAACAAAGTAACGAAGTAATTGTTATTCGCGGATTAGGAAGTTCTACAATCGGGAATTCTATACGTGAAACGTTTTTAACCCACAATAATTTACATAATTTAACTAGATATTTTTTAAGTTTTGCCAACATGATTCAAACCCAAGAAGAATGTATCAAACCCCAATTAAAAACAAACAAAATCATTTTAGTTGACCGTTGGTTAGGTTCTAATTTTGCCTATCGTGTATATCCTTCAAAAATTGACAAAAATTATCACATTTTTAACAATTTGAGTAAAAAATTCATCAAACCTGATATCACTATTTATCTAAAAATTCATCCTCAATTAGGTTTGGAACGCAAAATAAATCAAAAGAATCATCAATTAGATGTGATTGAAACTAGTTCCTTAACTTATTTTCAACAAGTAGAAAAGGGATATTTTGAATTTTTGAAAAAACAAAACATAGGAACTAAAATTATTTTAAACAATATGAATGATAAAGATGCTAAATTTAATCAACAATACATTATCAAAAAAATAGGAGAAATAAAGAATGGCAATAATAATTAA
- a CDS encoding lambda-exonuclease family protein: MRIKNLNQRTKLWYQHRKKYINASEIASITGLDPFRSMEQLVHDKLFGTAFTSNQYTLHGQKMEPIARQFFIQKTNLIFEDTIFTDDKVNLFSASLDGYNEQHQAVLEIKCPFVNENQEVSSTWTSFLTNPHLENIPQYYWAQVQCQLYCSQAKFAYFLVYFNDQNYHVVRIYQDNNFINKMIADGKKYLELLHKAKKELSQTTCLKQLIKIKYN; encoded by the coding sequence ATGAGAATTAAAAACTTAAATCAACGCACTAAATTATGGTACCAACATCGAAAAAAATACATCAACGCTTCGGAAATCGCTTCCATTACAGGGTTAGACCCCTTTCGTTCCATGGAACAATTAGTTCATGATAAACTCTTTGGCACCGCTTTTACCTCTAATCAATATACCCTTCATGGTCAAAAAATGGAGCCCATCGCGCGACAGTTTTTCATACAAAAAACCAATTTAATTTTCGAAGACACCATTTTCACTGATGATAAAGTTAACCTTTTTTCAGCATCTTTAGATGGTTACAACGAACAACATCAAGCTGTTTTAGAAATTAAATGTCCTTTTGTTAATGAAAACCAAGAAGTCTCATCCACTTGGACTAGTTTTTTAACCAATCCTCATTTAGAAAATATTCCTCAATACTACTGGGCCCAAGTTCAATGTCAACTTTATTGTAGTCAAGCTAAATTTGCTTACTTTTTGGTTTATTTTAACGACCAAAACTATCATGTGGTACGAATTTATCAAGACAATAACTTTATTAATAAAATGATTGCAGATGGTAAAAAATATTTAGAATTACTACACAAAGCAAAAAAAGAATTATCACAAACAACTTGTTTAAAACAATTAATCAAAATAAAATACAACTAA
- a CDS encoding SVM family protein (Sequence-variable mosaic (SVM) proteins are highly divergent, but recognized by the shared signal peptide region that defines them.), whose amino-acid sequence MFKLKNQFKIISIYLFIYLFGIIFNK is encoded by the coding sequence ATGTTTAAATTAAAAAATCAATTTAAAATAATAAGTATTTATTTATTTATTTATTTATTTGGGATTATTTTTAATAAATAA
- a CDS encoding SVM family protein (Sequence-variable mosaic (SVM) proteins are highly divergent, but recognized by the shared signal peptide region that defines them.) — MFKLKNQFKIISICLFVLLGFFLIFNTKCLYAFPGITLETQKIRLEERKNELKSQEIVLSREPRNNANIERLCHVRTEIVKINMEIYMIMQQIQMRDIIQQPQTQETQNIQRPIE, encoded by the coding sequence ATGTTTAAATTAAAAAATCAATTTAAAATAATAAGTATTTGTTTATTTGTTTTATTAGGATTTTTTTTAATTTTTAATACTAAATGTTTGTATGCTTTCCCTGGAATAACTTTAGAAACACAAAAGATCCGATTAGAAGAAAGAAAAAATGAACTAAAGTCACAAGAAATAGTGCTATCTCGAGAACCAAGAAATAATGCAAATATTGAAAGATTATGTCATGTTAGAACGGAAATTGTTAAAATAAATATGGAAATATATATGATAATGCAACAGATTCAAATGCGAGATATCATACAACAACCCCAAACACAAGAAACCCAAAACATTCAAAGGCCAATCGAATAA